The Cricetulus griseus strain 17A/GY chromosome 9, alternate assembly CriGri-PICRH-1.0, whole genome shotgun sequence genome has a segment encoding these proteins:
- the Arhgef1 gene encoding rho guanine nucleotide exchange factor 1 isoform X4 has protein sequence MGEVAGGAAPGPPRPGVMPVSIIGAEDEDFENELEVVSRNSEDQNSQFQSLEQVKRRPAHLMALLQHVALQFEPGPLLCCLHADMLSSLGPKEAKKAFLDFYHSFLEKTAVLRVPVPPHVAFELDRTRPDLISEDVQRRFMQEVVQSQQAAVSRQLEDFRSKRLMGMTPWEQELSLLEPWIGKDRGNYEARERHVAERLLSHLEEMQHTISTDEEKSAAVVTAISLYMRHLGVRTKSGDKKSGRNFFRKKVMGNRRSDEPTKTKKGFSSILDPARWNRGEPPAPDFRHLKVEVDGEKPGPTDRKGGLGMPSRDRAAGTPGQDNPGISLHPLSADSPDHREPGVDTPQELGDTLPQGPPSLEPLAPPESTEENAETERLSGRLGRSESLRVSDRRRPSRGSLGAKGRGGGRSRSDVDMDPGSATAVLGPTRRATPEPGDDGEPGRSGLELEPEEPPGWRELMPPDTLLSLPKSQVKRQEVISELLVTEAAHVRMLRVLHDLFYQPMADGGFFPLEELQNIFPSLDELIEVHSLFLDRLMKRRQESGYLIEEIGDVLLARFDGAEGSWFQKISSRFCSRQSFALEQLKVKQRKEPRFCAFVQEAESRPRCRRLQLKDMIPTEMQRLTKYPLLLQSIGQNTEEPAEREKVELAAECCREILHHVNQAVRDMEDLLRLKDYQRRLDLTHLRQSSDPMLSEFKNLDITKKKLIHEGPLTWRVTRDKAVEVHVLLLDDLLLLLQRQDEKLLLKSHSRTLTPTPDGKTMLRPVLRLTSAMTREVATDHKAFYVIFTWDQEAQIYELVAQTSSERKNWCALITETAGSLKVPAPASRPKPRPSPSSTRESLLSSSENGTGGREMPPADTRTERILSDLLPFCRPGPEGQLAATALQKVLSLKQLLLPAEEDGGLGPPQDGDGVPGGGSPGPVQIQEIQENLLSLEEAVKQLEELEEEFCRLRPLLSQLGGALSPSLAAPERSVQTGLS, from the exons CTCTGCTGCCTACATGCGGACATGCTGAGCTCACTGGGCCCCAAAGAAGCCAAGAAGGCCTTCCTCGACTTCTATCACAGCTTCCTGGAGAAGACTGCG GTTCTGCGGGTGCCAGTCCCTCCCCACGTGGCTTTTGAACTTG ACCGCACACGGCCTGACCTCATCTCTGAGGATGTCCAGAGGCGGTTCATGCAAGAAGTGGTACAGAGCCAGCAGGCAGCCGTGAGCCGTCAGCTGGAGGACTTCCGCTCCAAGCGGCTCATGGGCATGACACcctgggagcaggagctgagcCTGCTGGAGCCCTGGATTGGGAAAGACCGGGGCAACTATGAGGCCCGGGAGCGCCACGTTGCCGAGCGGCTGCTCTCCCACCTGGAAGAGATGCA aCACACCATCTCTACCGATGAAGAAAAGAG TGCCGCCGTGGTCACTGCCATCAGCCTGTATATGCGCCACCTTGGGGTTCGGACGAAGAGTGGGGACAAGAAGTCAGGGCGGAACTTCTTCCGGAAAAAG GTGATGGGGAACCGGAGGTCAGATGAGCCCACTAAGACAAAGAAAGGGTTTAGCAGTATCCTAGACCCTGCTCGCTGGAACCGGGGAGAGCCACCTG CTCCTGATTTTCGACATCTAAAGGTCGAGGTTGATG GCGAGAAGCCAGGCCCTACAGACCGGAAGGGAGGCCTGGGTATGCCTTCTAGAGACAGGGCTGCTGGGACTCCTGGGCAGGACAACCCAGGGATCTCTCTGCACCCTCTGTCTGCAGACAGCCCTGACCACCGGGAACCTG GTGTGGATACCCCCCAGGAGCTGGGGGACACGCTCCCACAgggccctccaagcctggagccccTGGCACCCCCAGAGAGCACGGAGGAgaatgcagagacagagag GCTATCAGGGCGTCTGGGGCGGTCAGAGAGCCTGCGGGTGAGTGACCGCCGCCGGCCTTCCCGGGGCAGCCTCGGGGCTAAGGGCCGGGGTGGGGGCCGCTCCCGGAGCGACGTGGACATGGACCCCGGCTCCGCCACGGCCGTGCTTGGCCCTACCCGACGAGCCAC CCCCGAGCCTGGAGATGATGGGGAGCCAGGACGGTCAGGCCTGGAACTGGAACCAGAAGAACCTCCAGGCTGGAGGGAACTCATGCCTCCAGACACTCTGCTCAGCCTGCCCAAAAGCCAGGTGAAGCGGCAAGAGGTTATCAGCG AGCTGCTGGTGACGGAGGCAGCTCACGTGCGCATGCTGCGGGTACTCCATGACCTCTTCTACCAGCCCATGGCGGATGGGGGCTTCTTCCCCCTGGAAGAGCTGCAGAATATCTTCCCCAGCTTGGATGAGCTCATTGAGGTGCACT CCCTATTCCTCGATCGCTTGATGAAACGGAGACAAGAGAGCGGCTACCTCATTGAGGAGATCGGCGATGTGCTGCTGGCCCGG TTCGATGGTGCTGAGGGCTCCTGGTTCCAGAAGATCTCCTCCCGATTCTGCAGCCGCCAGTCATTTGCCTTAGAGCAGCTCAAAGTCAAACAGCGCAAGGAGCCTCGGTTCTGTGCCTTTGTGCAG GAAGCTGAGAGCCGGCCGCGGTGCCGGCGCCTGCAATTAAAGGACATGATCCCCACTGAGATGCAGCGGCTCACCAAGTACCCACTGCTGCTGCAGAGCATCGGGCAGAACACAG AAGAGCCTGCGGAACGGGAGAAAGTGGAGCTGGCAGCTGAGTGCTGCCGGGAGATTCTGCACCATGTCAACCAAGCTGTTCGAGACATGGAGGACCTGCTG CGGCTCAAGGATTACCAGCGGCGCCTGGACTTGACTCACCTACGGCAGAGCAGTGACCCTATGCTGAGCGAGTTCAAG AACCTGGACATCACTAAGAAGAAGCTGATCCATGAAGGCCCACTGACATGGCGGGTAACGAGAGACAAGGCTGTCG AGGTCCACGTGCTGTTGCTGGACGACCTGTTACTGCTGCTCCAGCGCCAAGATGAGAAGTTGCTGCTCAAGTCACACAGCCGGACACTCACACCCACGCCCGACGGCAAGACCATGCTGCGGCCTGTGCTCCGCCTTACCTCTGCCATGACCCGAGAGGTGGCCACTG ATCACAAAGCTTTCTATGTCATTTTTACCTGGGACCAGGAGGCCCAGATATATGAGCTGGTGGCACAGACATCATCAGAGCGCAAGAA CTGGTGTGCCCTCATCACTGAGACTGCTGGCTCCCTGAAGGTCCCTGCCCCCGCCTCCCGCCCCAAGCCCCGACCCAGCCCAAGCAG CACCCGAGAATCCCTGCTCAGCAGCTCTGAGAATGGCACTGGAGGCCGAGAGATGCCTCCAGCTGACA CCCGGACGGAGCGTATCCTCAGCGACCTCCTGCCCTTCTGCAGACCAGGCCCAGAAGGCCAGCTTGCTGCCACAGCCCTTCAGAAAG TGCTGTCCCTGAAACAGCTCTTGTTGCCTGCTGAGGAAGACGGTGGCCTGGGGCCTCCCCAGGATGGGGATGGGGTTCCTGGAGGTGGTTCTCCAGGCCCAGTGCAGATTCAGGAGATTCAGGAAAACCTGCTCAGCCTAGAGGAAGCTGTCAAGCAGCTGGAG GAGTTAGAGGAAGAATTTTGCCGCCTGAGacccctcctgtctcagcttggGGGAGCTCTGTCACCCAGTCTGGCTGCCCCGGAGCGCTCTGTTCAGACTG GCCTTTCATGA
- the Arhgef1 gene encoding rho guanine nucleotide exchange factor 1 isoform X3, which produces MGEVAGGAAPGPPRPGVMPVSIIGAEDEDFENELEVNSEDQNSQFQSLEQVKRRPAHLMALLQHVALQFEPGPLLCCLHADMLSSLGPKEAKKAFLDFYHSFLEKTAVLRVPVPPHVAFELDRTRPDLISEDVQRRFMQEVVQSQQAAVSRQLEDFRSKRLMGMTPWEQELSLLEPWIGKDRGNYEARERHVAERLLSHLEEMQHTISTDEEKSAAVVTAISLYMRHLGVRTKSGDKKSGRNFFRKKVMGNRRSDEPTKTKKGFSSILDPARWNRGEPPAPDFRHLKVEVDGEKPGPTDRKGGLGMPSRDRAAGTPGQDNPGISLHPLSADSPDHREPGVDTPQELGDTLPQGPPSLEPLAPPESTEENAETERRWKRLSGRLGRSESLRVSDRRRPSRGSLGAKGRGGGRSRSDVDMDPGSATAVLGPTRRATPEPGDDGEPGRSGLELEPEEPPGWRELMPPDTLLSLPKSQVKRQEVISELLVTEAAHVRMLRVLHDLFYQPMADGGFFPLEELQNIFPSLDELIEVHSLFLDRLMKRRQESGYLIEEIGDVLLARFDGAEGSWFQKISSRFCSRQSFALEQLKVKQRKEPRFCAFVQEAESRPRCRRLQLKDMIPTEMQRLTKYPLLLQSIGQNTEEPAEREKVELAAECCREILHHVNQAVRDMEDLLRLKDYQRRLDLTHLRQSSDPMLSEFKNLDITKKKLIHEGPLTWRVTRDKAVEVHVLLLDDLLLLLQRQDEKLLLKSHSRTLTPTPDGKTMLRPVLRLTSAMTREVATDHKAFYVIFTWDQEAQIYELVAQTSSERKNWCALITETAGSLKVPAPASRPKPRPSPSSTRESLLSSSENGTGGREMPPADTRTERILSDLLPFCRPGPEGQLAATALQKVLSLKQLLLPAEEDGGLGPPQDGDGVPGGGSPGPVQIQEIQENLLSLEEAVKQLEELEEEFCRLRPLLSQLGGALSPSLAAPERSVQTGLS; this is translated from the exons CTCTGCTGCCTACATGCGGACATGCTGAGCTCACTGGGCCCCAAAGAAGCCAAGAAGGCCTTCCTCGACTTCTATCACAGCTTCCTGGAGAAGACTGCG GTTCTGCGGGTGCCAGTCCCTCCCCACGTGGCTTTTGAACTTG ACCGCACACGGCCTGACCTCATCTCTGAGGATGTCCAGAGGCGGTTCATGCAAGAAGTGGTACAGAGCCAGCAGGCAGCCGTGAGCCGTCAGCTGGAGGACTTCCGCTCCAAGCGGCTCATGGGCATGACACcctgggagcaggagctgagcCTGCTGGAGCCCTGGATTGGGAAAGACCGGGGCAACTATGAGGCCCGGGAGCGCCACGTTGCCGAGCGGCTGCTCTCCCACCTGGAAGAGATGCA aCACACCATCTCTACCGATGAAGAAAAGAG TGCCGCCGTGGTCACTGCCATCAGCCTGTATATGCGCCACCTTGGGGTTCGGACGAAGAGTGGGGACAAGAAGTCAGGGCGGAACTTCTTCCGGAAAAAG GTGATGGGGAACCGGAGGTCAGATGAGCCCACTAAGACAAAGAAAGGGTTTAGCAGTATCCTAGACCCTGCTCGCTGGAACCGGGGAGAGCCACCTG CTCCTGATTTTCGACATCTAAAGGTCGAGGTTGATG GCGAGAAGCCAGGCCCTACAGACCGGAAGGGAGGCCTGGGTATGCCTTCTAGAGACAGGGCTGCTGGGACTCCTGGGCAGGACAACCCAGGGATCTCTCTGCACCCTCTGTCTGCAGACAGCCCTGACCACCGGGAACCTG GTGTGGATACCCCCCAGGAGCTGGGGGACACGCTCCCACAgggccctccaagcctggagccccTGGCACCCCCAGAGAGCACGGAGGAgaatgcagagacagagag AAGGTGGAAGAG GCTATCAGGGCGTCTGGGGCGGTCAGAGAGCCTGCGGGTGAGTGACCGCCGCCGGCCTTCCCGGGGCAGCCTCGGGGCTAAGGGCCGGGGTGGGGGCCGCTCCCGGAGCGACGTGGACATGGACCCCGGCTCCGCCACGGCCGTGCTTGGCCCTACCCGACGAGCCAC CCCCGAGCCTGGAGATGATGGGGAGCCAGGACGGTCAGGCCTGGAACTGGAACCAGAAGAACCTCCAGGCTGGAGGGAACTCATGCCTCCAGACACTCTGCTCAGCCTGCCCAAAAGCCAGGTGAAGCGGCAAGAGGTTATCAGCG AGCTGCTGGTGACGGAGGCAGCTCACGTGCGCATGCTGCGGGTACTCCATGACCTCTTCTACCAGCCCATGGCGGATGGGGGCTTCTTCCCCCTGGAAGAGCTGCAGAATATCTTCCCCAGCTTGGATGAGCTCATTGAGGTGCACT CCCTATTCCTCGATCGCTTGATGAAACGGAGACAAGAGAGCGGCTACCTCATTGAGGAGATCGGCGATGTGCTGCTGGCCCGG TTCGATGGTGCTGAGGGCTCCTGGTTCCAGAAGATCTCCTCCCGATTCTGCAGCCGCCAGTCATTTGCCTTAGAGCAGCTCAAAGTCAAACAGCGCAAGGAGCCTCGGTTCTGTGCCTTTGTGCAG GAAGCTGAGAGCCGGCCGCGGTGCCGGCGCCTGCAATTAAAGGACATGATCCCCACTGAGATGCAGCGGCTCACCAAGTACCCACTGCTGCTGCAGAGCATCGGGCAGAACACAG AAGAGCCTGCGGAACGGGAGAAAGTGGAGCTGGCAGCTGAGTGCTGCCGGGAGATTCTGCACCATGTCAACCAAGCTGTTCGAGACATGGAGGACCTGCTG CGGCTCAAGGATTACCAGCGGCGCCTGGACTTGACTCACCTACGGCAGAGCAGTGACCCTATGCTGAGCGAGTTCAAG AACCTGGACATCACTAAGAAGAAGCTGATCCATGAAGGCCCACTGACATGGCGGGTAACGAGAGACAAGGCTGTCG AGGTCCACGTGCTGTTGCTGGACGACCTGTTACTGCTGCTCCAGCGCCAAGATGAGAAGTTGCTGCTCAAGTCACACAGCCGGACACTCACACCCACGCCCGACGGCAAGACCATGCTGCGGCCTGTGCTCCGCCTTACCTCTGCCATGACCCGAGAGGTGGCCACTG ATCACAAAGCTTTCTATGTCATTTTTACCTGGGACCAGGAGGCCCAGATATATGAGCTGGTGGCACAGACATCATCAGAGCGCAAGAA CTGGTGTGCCCTCATCACTGAGACTGCTGGCTCCCTGAAGGTCCCTGCCCCCGCCTCCCGCCCCAAGCCCCGACCCAGCCCAAGCAG CACCCGAGAATCCCTGCTCAGCAGCTCTGAGAATGGCACTGGAGGCCGAGAGATGCCTCCAGCTGACA CCCGGACGGAGCGTATCCTCAGCGACCTCCTGCCCTTCTGCAGACCAGGCCCAGAAGGCCAGCTTGCTGCCACAGCCCTTCAGAAAG TGCTGTCCCTGAAACAGCTCTTGTTGCCTGCTGAGGAAGACGGTGGCCTGGGGCCTCCCCAGGATGGGGATGGGGTTCCTGGAGGTGGTTCTCCAGGCCCAGTGCAGATTCAGGAGATTCAGGAAAACCTGCTCAGCCTAGAGGAAGCTGTCAAGCAGCTGGAG GAGTTAGAGGAAGAATTTTGCCGCCTGAGacccctcctgtctcagcttggGGGAGCTCTGTCACCCAGTCTGGCTGCCCCGGAGCGCTCTGTTCAGACTG GCCTTTCATGA
- the Arhgef1 gene encoding rho guanine nucleotide exchange factor 1 isoform X5 yields MGEVAGGAAPGPPRPGVMPVSIIGAEDEDFENELENSEDQNSQFQSLEQVKRRPAHLMALLQHVALQFEPGPLLCCLHADMLSSLGPKEAKKAFLDFYHSFLEKTAVLRVPVPPHVAFELDRTRPDLISEDVQRRFMQEVVQSQQAAVSRQLEDFRSKRLMGMTPWEQELSLLEPWIGKDRGNYEARERHVAERLLSHLEEMQHTISTDEEKSAAVVTAISLYMRHLGVRTKSGDKKSGRNFFRKKVMGNRRSDEPTKTKKGFSSILDPARWNRGEPPAPDFRHLKVEVDGEKPGPTDRKGGLGMPSRDRAAGTPGQDNPGISLHPLSADSPDHREPGVDTPQELGDTLPQGPPSLEPLAPPESTEENAETERRWKRLSGRLGRSESLRVSDRRRPSRGSLGAKGRGGGRSRSDVDMDPGSATAVLGPTRRATPEPGDDGEPGRSGLELEPEEPPGWRELMPPDTLLSLPKSQVKRQEVISELLVTEAAHVRMLRVLHDLFYQPMADGGFFPLEELQNIFPSLDELIEVHSLFLDRLMKRRQESGYLIEEIGDVLLARFDGAEGSWFQKISSRFCSRQSFALEQLKVKQRKEPRFCAFVQEAESRPRCRRLQLKDMIPTEMQRLTKYPLLLQSIGQNTEEPAEREKVELAAECCREILHHVNQAVRDMEDLLRLKDYQRRLDLTHLRQSSDPMLSEFKNLDITKKKLIHEGPLTWRVTRDKAVEVHVLLLDDLLLLLQRQDEKLLLKSHSRTLTPTPDGKTMLRPVLRLTSAMTREVATDHKAFYVIFTWDQEAQIYELVAQTSSERKNWCALITETAGSLKVPAPASRPKPRPSPSSTRESLLSSSENGTGGREMPPADTRTERILSDLLPFCRPGPEGQLAATALQKVLSLKQLLLPAEEDGGLGPPQDGDGVPGGGSPGPVQIQEIQENLLSLEEAVKQLEELEEEFCRLRPLLSQLGGALSPSLAAPERSVQTGLS; encoded by the exons CTCTGCTGCCTACATGCGGACATGCTGAGCTCACTGGGCCCCAAAGAAGCCAAGAAGGCCTTCCTCGACTTCTATCACAGCTTCCTGGAGAAGACTGCG GTTCTGCGGGTGCCAGTCCCTCCCCACGTGGCTTTTGAACTTG ACCGCACACGGCCTGACCTCATCTCTGAGGATGTCCAGAGGCGGTTCATGCAAGAAGTGGTACAGAGCCAGCAGGCAGCCGTGAGCCGTCAGCTGGAGGACTTCCGCTCCAAGCGGCTCATGGGCATGACACcctgggagcaggagctgagcCTGCTGGAGCCCTGGATTGGGAAAGACCGGGGCAACTATGAGGCCCGGGAGCGCCACGTTGCCGAGCGGCTGCTCTCCCACCTGGAAGAGATGCA aCACACCATCTCTACCGATGAAGAAAAGAG TGCCGCCGTGGTCACTGCCATCAGCCTGTATATGCGCCACCTTGGGGTTCGGACGAAGAGTGGGGACAAGAAGTCAGGGCGGAACTTCTTCCGGAAAAAG GTGATGGGGAACCGGAGGTCAGATGAGCCCACTAAGACAAAGAAAGGGTTTAGCAGTATCCTAGACCCTGCTCGCTGGAACCGGGGAGAGCCACCTG CTCCTGATTTTCGACATCTAAAGGTCGAGGTTGATG GCGAGAAGCCAGGCCCTACAGACCGGAAGGGAGGCCTGGGTATGCCTTCTAGAGACAGGGCTGCTGGGACTCCTGGGCAGGACAACCCAGGGATCTCTCTGCACCCTCTGTCTGCAGACAGCCCTGACCACCGGGAACCTG GTGTGGATACCCCCCAGGAGCTGGGGGACACGCTCCCACAgggccctccaagcctggagccccTGGCACCCCCAGAGAGCACGGAGGAgaatgcagagacagagag AAGGTGGAAGAG GCTATCAGGGCGTCTGGGGCGGTCAGAGAGCCTGCGGGTGAGTGACCGCCGCCGGCCTTCCCGGGGCAGCCTCGGGGCTAAGGGCCGGGGTGGGGGCCGCTCCCGGAGCGACGTGGACATGGACCCCGGCTCCGCCACGGCCGTGCTTGGCCCTACCCGACGAGCCAC CCCCGAGCCTGGAGATGATGGGGAGCCAGGACGGTCAGGCCTGGAACTGGAACCAGAAGAACCTCCAGGCTGGAGGGAACTCATGCCTCCAGACACTCTGCTCAGCCTGCCCAAAAGCCAGGTGAAGCGGCAAGAGGTTATCAGCG AGCTGCTGGTGACGGAGGCAGCTCACGTGCGCATGCTGCGGGTACTCCATGACCTCTTCTACCAGCCCATGGCGGATGGGGGCTTCTTCCCCCTGGAAGAGCTGCAGAATATCTTCCCCAGCTTGGATGAGCTCATTGAGGTGCACT CCCTATTCCTCGATCGCTTGATGAAACGGAGACAAGAGAGCGGCTACCTCATTGAGGAGATCGGCGATGTGCTGCTGGCCCGG TTCGATGGTGCTGAGGGCTCCTGGTTCCAGAAGATCTCCTCCCGATTCTGCAGCCGCCAGTCATTTGCCTTAGAGCAGCTCAAAGTCAAACAGCGCAAGGAGCCTCGGTTCTGTGCCTTTGTGCAG GAAGCTGAGAGCCGGCCGCGGTGCCGGCGCCTGCAATTAAAGGACATGATCCCCACTGAGATGCAGCGGCTCACCAAGTACCCACTGCTGCTGCAGAGCATCGGGCAGAACACAG AAGAGCCTGCGGAACGGGAGAAAGTGGAGCTGGCAGCTGAGTGCTGCCGGGAGATTCTGCACCATGTCAACCAAGCTGTTCGAGACATGGAGGACCTGCTG CGGCTCAAGGATTACCAGCGGCGCCTGGACTTGACTCACCTACGGCAGAGCAGTGACCCTATGCTGAGCGAGTTCAAG AACCTGGACATCACTAAGAAGAAGCTGATCCATGAAGGCCCACTGACATGGCGGGTAACGAGAGACAAGGCTGTCG AGGTCCACGTGCTGTTGCTGGACGACCTGTTACTGCTGCTCCAGCGCCAAGATGAGAAGTTGCTGCTCAAGTCACACAGCCGGACACTCACACCCACGCCCGACGGCAAGACCATGCTGCGGCCTGTGCTCCGCCTTACCTCTGCCATGACCCGAGAGGTGGCCACTG ATCACAAAGCTTTCTATGTCATTTTTACCTGGGACCAGGAGGCCCAGATATATGAGCTGGTGGCACAGACATCATCAGAGCGCAAGAA CTGGTGTGCCCTCATCACTGAGACTGCTGGCTCCCTGAAGGTCCCTGCCCCCGCCTCCCGCCCCAAGCCCCGACCCAGCCCAAGCAG CACCCGAGAATCCCTGCTCAGCAGCTCTGAGAATGGCACTGGAGGCCGAGAGATGCCTCCAGCTGACA CCCGGACGGAGCGTATCCTCAGCGACCTCCTGCCCTTCTGCAGACCAGGCCCAGAAGGCCAGCTTGCTGCCACAGCCCTTCAGAAAG TGCTGTCCCTGAAACAGCTCTTGTTGCCTGCTGAGGAAGACGGTGGCCTGGGGCCTCCCCAGGATGGGGATGGGGTTCCTGGAGGTGGTTCTCCAGGCCCAGTGCAGATTCAGGAGATTCAGGAAAACCTGCTCAGCCTAGAGGAAGCTGTCAAGCAGCTGGAG GAGTTAGAGGAAGAATTTTGCCGCCTGAGacccctcctgtctcagcttggGGGAGCTCTGTCACCCAGTCTGGCTGCCCCGGAGCGCTCTGTTCAGACTG GCCTTTCATGA